A section of the Ornithinimicrobium sufpigmenti genome encodes:
- a CDS encoding SdpI family protein, whose protein sequence is MNTDSMMMGLMGGFGLIWASGLLWVLTRWSASEQLGSNPVAGIRTAATTASSEAWTAGHRAALPWARRIGVFGMILGVALVATAFLPVAGGSKSQVPHPLSVAFFAVGYGGLLLGCVPLVRTANKAARQAQPER, encoded by the coding sequence TTGAACACGGATTCGATGATGATGGGTTTGATGGGTGGCTTCGGGCTGATCTGGGCCAGCGGACTTCTGTGGGTCTTGACCCGCTGGTCCGCTAGTGAGCAGCTCGGGAGCAACCCTGTGGCCGGCATCCGCACGGCAGCCACCACGGCGTCATCCGAAGCGTGGACTGCTGGCCACCGAGCCGCGCTCCCATGGGCACGTCGAATCGGAGTGTTCGGGATGATCCTGGGCGTCGCGCTCGTGGCCACGGCCTTCCTGCCCGTTGCTGGCGGCTCCAAGTCACAGGTTCCCCACCCGCTATCCGTTGCATTCTTCGCGGTCGGCTATGGCGGGTTGCTGCTGGGCTGCGTGCCGCTCGTCCGCACCGCCAACAAGGCCGCGCGCCAAGCCCAGCCCGAACGGTGA
- a CDS encoding DUF2871 family protein: MLRLIYRFAVVWTVVGLVGGLAYREVTKLLEFTGRTQLAFVHTHALVWGTVFMFVLLALAVVLPGLTADRRMRWGLHLFNAGLVLTVGMLAFKGALQAMEVSWADHAALAGVSGLGHMTLTAALVLLLLAVGRSVRSAQARSEAGPAGRVEEPDSLVETR, from the coding sequence ATGCTTCGACTCATCTACCGATTTGCCGTCGTCTGGACCGTGGTCGGGCTGGTCGGGGGCCTGGCCTACCGGGAGGTCACCAAACTCCTGGAGTTCACCGGCCGCACCCAGCTCGCCTTTGTCCACACCCACGCCCTCGTCTGGGGCACGGTCTTCATGTTCGTGCTGCTCGCACTCGCGGTCGTCCTGCCCGGGCTGACCGCCGACCGCCGCATGCGCTGGGGTCTGCACCTGTTCAACGCCGGTCTGGTGCTCACCGTCGGCATGCTTGCATTCAAGGGCGCCCTGCAGGCCATGGAGGTGTCCTGGGCCGACCACGCCGCCCTCGCCGGCGTCTCCGGCCTGGGTCACATGACGCTCACCGCCGCCCTCGTCCTGCTGCTGCTGGCGGTCGGCCGTTCCGTGCGGTCGGCCCAGGCCCGGTCTGAGGCCGGTCCGGCTGGCCGGGTCGAGGAGCCCGACAGCCTGGTCGAGACCCGATGA
- a CDS encoding MMPL family transporter, with protein sequence MIARLLTGRRSAWMSLLLAVIVAAGMVGGLQGAEVTNDHSAVPPASESAQVEDLLTELPGSDVQQLVVVVTRADGQALTDAQFGELGQLGAGLPRAVVEVVGPIPSVDREAALLQVPVQVAGDDNAALRAVTDGVRDAVTVDLPDGLIAQTTGGPALGADLAASFDGADTRLLLVTIGVVGFLLLLTYRSPVLWLVSITVVGLADRVAAVLTAQLGERLGLSFDTGIISVLVFGAGANYALLLISRYREELRRHTDHRDALAVAWRATLPSILASNLSVVVALATLVLAVIPGTRGLGVAAAAGLLVALAFALFVLPPALAVVGRGAFWPFVPRPAGSMTEHSTDAPHRRGVWGSVAAGVVRHPWRVLAAGAVVLAVMATGLVGTEVGLNQTERFRVAAESGEALETISAHFPAGASAPLVVVTDAAHLEEVEATVTAYPGVDQVHPGPTGRTSAGEIATLSVVGDATPGSDAERELVTGLREAVHAVPGTHALVGGAPAEEVDVQDGTWRDLLVVAPLVLAVVALALAALLRSLVAPLVLLAINVASSVAAIGAGAWASREILGHPALDTPVPLLAFLFLVALGIDYTIFLVHRVRSEVPVHGTREATVLGVSATGVVITSAGIVLAGVFAALGVLPLVTLGQIGLIVGIGIVGDTLLVRTLIVPAVITLLGDRFWWPSHPQRQEPGEAGRSAQANPRPALAR encoded by the coding sequence ATGATCGCCCGGCTGCTCACCGGACGCCGCAGCGCATGGATGTCCTTGCTACTCGCCGTCATCGTCGCCGCCGGCATGGTGGGCGGCCTCCAGGGCGCCGAGGTCACCAACGACCACAGCGCCGTCCCGCCCGCATCCGAGTCCGCCCAGGTCGAGGACCTCCTGACCGAGCTTCCCGGCAGCGACGTCCAGCAACTCGTGGTCGTCGTGACGCGCGCAGACGGGCAGGCGCTGACCGACGCGCAGTTCGGCGAGCTTGGTCAGCTGGGTGCCGGCCTGCCCAGAGCCGTCGTCGAGGTCGTCGGCCCGATCCCCAGCGTCGACCGTGAGGCCGCCCTGCTCCAGGTGCCGGTGCAGGTGGCGGGAGACGACAATGCCGCGTTGCGGGCCGTGACCGACGGTGTCCGCGACGCGGTCACAGTCGACCTCCCCGACGGGCTCATCGCCCAGACCACCGGCGGTCCCGCCCTTGGTGCCGACCTCGCCGCCTCCTTCGACGGCGCCGATACGCGCCTCCTGCTCGTCACTATCGGGGTGGTCGGGTTCCTGCTCCTGCTGACCTACCGCTCCCCGGTGCTCTGGCTCGTCTCGATCACCGTCGTCGGCCTGGCGGACCGGGTCGCGGCCGTGCTCACTGCCCAGCTGGGGGAGCGGCTGGGGCTGTCCTTCGACACCGGCATCATCAGCGTCCTAGTCTTCGGCGCAGGCGCCAACTACGCACTGCTGCTCATCTCCAGGTACCGCGAGGAACTGCGCCGACACACCGACCACCGGGACGCTCTCGCCGTCGCCTGGCGAGCCACCCTACCCTCCATCCTGGCCAGCAACCTGTCGGTCGTCGTCGCGCTCGCAACGCTCGTGCTGGCCGTGATCCCGGGCACCCGGGGCCTGGGGGTCGCCGCCGCGGCCGGTCTGCTGGTTGCCCTGGCGTTCGCCCTGTTCGTGCTCCCTCCCGCCCTCGCCGTCGTCGGCCGCGGCGCTTTCTGGCCCTTCGTCCCCCGCCCGGCCGGGTCCATGACCGAGCATTCGACGGACGCCCCGCACCGCCGAGGGGTATGGGGCTCAGTCGCCGCCGGCGTCGTCCGGCACCCGTGGCGCGTGCTCGCCGCCGGGGCAGTCGTGCTTGCAGTGATGGCCACCGGCCTGGTGGGCACCGAGGTTGGGCTCAACCAGACGGAGCGCTTCCGAGTCGCGGCGGAGTCCGGCGAGGCGCTGGAGACCATCTCCGCGCACTTCCCGGCCGGCGCGTCCGCCCCGCTCGTCGTTGTCACGGACGCTGCCCACCTCGAGGAGGTCGAGGCGACGGTCACCGCATACCCCGGAGTCGACCAGGTGCACCCGGGGCCGACCGGGAGGACCAGTGCCGGCGAGATCGCGACCCTGTCCGTGGTCGGCGATGCCACCCCCGGCTCTGACGCCGAGCGGGAGTTGGTGACCGGTCTGCGCGAGGCGGTGCATGCCGTGCCCGGGACGCACGCCCTGGTCGGCGGTGCCCCCGCAGAGGAGGTCGACGTCCAGGACGGGACCTGGCGTGACCTGCTCGTTGTCGCACCGCTCGTGCTGGCCGTGGTCGCCCTCGCGCTCGCCGCGCTGCTGCGATCGTTAGTGGCCCCGCTGGTCCTGCTCGCGATCAACGTGGCCAGCTCCGTGGCCGCCATCGGGGCCGGTGCCTGGGCCAGCCGGGAGATTCTCGGCCACCCCGCGCTCGACACCCCGGTGCCGCTGCTGGCCTTCCTGTTCCTGGTCGCGCTCGGCATCGACTACACGATCTTCCTCGTGCACCGGGTCCGCTCGGAGGTGCCGGTGCACGGCACCCGGGAGGCCACCGTGCTCGGGGTCAGCGCGACGGGCGTGGTCATCACCAGCGCCGGGATCGTCCTGGCCGGCGTCTTCGCCGCCCTCGGCGTACTGCCGCTGGTCACCCTCGGCCAGATCGGCCTGATCGTCGGCATCGGCATCGTCGGGGACACACTGCTGGTGCGGACCCTCATCGTGCCGGCCGTCATCACCCTGCTCGGTGACCGGTTCTGGTGGCCGAGCCACCCGCAGCGGCAAGAGCCCGGGGAGGCCGGCCGGTCAGCGCAGGCGAACCCCCGGCCGGCGCTGGCGCGGTGA
- a CDS encoding sensor histidine kinase yields MIRVSTPTMKIRGLVLVQHVLLAVLVVVGMVRALTTGAPTLPLLLTVLLLLGWYALGARLASVRLASVDGGAPGGRSGRWGGWWLVGLVACWLLTVVVSADMVWVAFSLWLLAGHLLPLRWAVALSLLVLGVVIGRGGHADGWTAASVIGPSVGAGFALALSRGMGQVVRDSIERQELVASLVAAQEETEQLQAELAQTQRTAGVIAERTRLSRDIHDTLAQGFSSILLLARAGRATDDLGAHRRLLGQIETSAAEHLEEARRVVGALAPAPLQSGLAEALERITARFTDETGVDGKVRVEGDLTALPPVLEVTLLRTAQAALANVRQHARARRVVVTLAEAEDLVRLDVVDDGVGFDPARVEQEDGRGGVARGGYGLRASRERLRELGGGLDVESDPGAGTAISAFLPRAAAS; encoded by the coding sequence ATGATCAGGGTGAGCACCCCGACCATGAAGATCCGCGGCCTCGTGCTCGTGCAGCACGTCCTGCTCGCGGTCCTCGTCGTGGTCGGGATGGTCCGGGCACTCACCACCGGCGCCCCGACGCTGCCGCTCCTGCTCACCGTCCTGCTCCTGCTCGGCTGGTACGCCCTGGGTGCACGACTCGCCTCCGTCCGGCTCGCGTCGGTGGACGGGGGTGCACCTGGTGGTCGCTCCGGGCGGTGGGGTGGCTGGTGGCTGGTCGGGCTGGTGGCCTGCTGGCTGCTCACGGTTGTGGTCTCCGCAGACATGGTCTGGGTGGCCTTCAGCCTGTGGCTGCTCGCCGGTCACCTACTGCCGCTGCGCTGGGCCGTCGCGCTGAGCCTGCTCGTCCTCGGTGTCGTCATCGGGCGCGGCGGGCACGCGGACGGGTGGACGGCAGCCTCGGTCATCGGCCCCAGCGTCGGGGCGGGTTTTGCCCTGGCCCTCTCCCGCGGCATGGGGCAGGTCGTCCGGGACAGCATCGAGCGCCAGGAGCTGGTCGCCTCGCTCGTCGCGGCGCAGGAGGAGACCGAGCAGCTCCAGGCCGAACTGGCGCAGACCCAGCGCACGGCCGGTGTCATCGCCGAGCGGACCCGCCTCTCCCGGGACATCCACGACACCCTCGCCCAGGGCTTCTCCTCGATCCTGCTGCTGGCCCGGGCTGGCCGCGCGACCGACGACCTCGGCGCCCACCGCCGGCTGCTGGGGCAGATCGAGACCAGCGCCGCTGAGCACCTCGAGGAGGCGCGGCGGGTCGTCGGGGCTCTTGCCCCCGCCCCGCTGCAGTCCGGGCTGGCCGAGGCGCTGGAGCGGATCACCGCCCGATTCACCGACGAGACAGGCGTGGATGGGAAGGTGCGGGTCGAGGGTGACCTGACCGCGTTGCCGCCCGTGCTCGAGGTCACGCTGCTGCGGACCGCCCAAGCGGCGCTGGCCAACGTGCGCCAGCACGCCCGGGCCAGGCGCGTCGTGGTGACGCTGGCCGAGGCGGAGGACCTGGTCCGGCTGGACGTCGTCGACGACGGCGTCGGCTTCGACCCGGCCCGGGTCGAGCAGGAGGACGGCCGCGGCGGCGTGGCCCGCGGGGGCTACGGCCTGCGGGCCTCACGCGAGCGGCTCCGGGAGCTGGGCGGCGGTCTCGACGTCGAGTCCGACCCCGGCGCCGGCACCGCGATCAGCGCCTTCCTGCCCAGGGCGGCCGCGTCATGA
- a CDS encoding response regulator: MNTVRVLVVDDHPVVRAGLTALLSAQPEIEVVGEAADGYRAVELAAELRPDVVLCDLRLGDGPDGVEVARTLPTPLIILTTYDHDADLVRAVEAGAAGYLLKDADPAAIVAAIQTAARGRSVLGPDLQQRVVETMRVRRAELSPRELEVLRQVAQGRSNREVARELMVSEATVKTHLVHAFGKLGVDSRTAAVAAARRAGLLD; this comes from the coding sequence ATGAACACGGTGAGGGTGCTCGTCGTGGACGACCATCCGGTCGTCCGGGCCGGGCTGACCGCCCTGCTCTCAGCGCAGCCCGAGATCGAGGTGGTCGGCGAGGCCGCCGACGGCTACCGTGCAGTGGAGCTAGCGGCAGAGCTGAGGCCGGACGTCGTCCTGTGCGACCTGCGCCTGGGGGACGGTCCAGACGGGGTCGAGGTGGCGCGGACGCTGCCCACCCCCCTGATCATCCTGACCACCTACGACCACGACGCCGACCTCGTCCGGGCGGTGGAGGCCGGCGCAGCCGGCTACCTGCTCAAGGACGCCGACCCGGCCGCCATCGTGGCCGCCATCCAGACCGCCGCGCGGGGCAGGTCGGTGCTCGGCCCGGACCTCCAGCAGCGCGTCGTCGAGACGATGCGCGTGCGCCGCGCAGAGCTCTCGCCCCGAGAGCTGGAGGTGCTGCGCCAGGTGGCCCAGGGGCGGTCCAACCGGGAGGTCGCCCGTGAGCTCATGGTCAGCGAGGCCACCGTCAAGACCCACCTCGTCCATGCCTTCGGCAAGCTCGGGGTGGACAGCCGCACGGCCGCTGTCGCCGCCGCGCGCCGGGCCGGGCTGCTCGACTGA
- a CDS encoding SCO6880 family protein, which produces MTVYRDHTRARIGWFFGLTGLQLGLLAAAVLPVAWSISKQDWAAVGLSILGWGLLFGVVAVPVRGRSMTGWITSTVSLAAGTLAGWTRFRARATTGQAQEQEQADLPGVLASVVIHEGPPTGHSHRRVALIQNHSIRTWAVTASIVHPGLGMAELEDRQVYGQGLAELLDAAVRAELVSEVIFMVRTVPEDGAERTDWVRRHRTGNAPAQVTAINDDLHESLTAATVRTEQYVTVVVPESRLGKVAREYGGGVNGRARALYGAIAEVESHLRGGLGVSTVEWLTSPQLAHACRTGFAPGDRATIIDALAAGQTDDDVNTCVPWELAGPSGADAAVRHYSHDAWNSVSSTIKLPVKGAAMGALAPVLSAHQDGERRSFMVCYPLVPPGRADRASANSEFGADLGQSLRVAARMKRRTKNIDESEKVRRLESKLARGNSLIVPYAVATVTVPKTVRAAEAGRRLDSAIRRAGFAPLRLDLAHDVAFAASVVPMGISLTRKAT; this is translated from the coding sequence ATGACCGTCTACCGCGACCACACCCGCGCCCGCATCGGGTGGTTCTTCGGCCTCACCGGCCTCCAGCTCGGCCTCCTGGCCGCAGCCGTCCTGCCGGTGGCCTGGTCGATCTCCAAGCAGGACTGGGCCGCGGTGGGCCTGTCCATCCTCGGCTGGGGGTTGCTGTTCGGTGTCGTGGCCGTCCCGGTCAGGGGTCGGTCGATGACCGGGTGGATCACCTCGACCGTGTCCCTGGCGGCCGGGACCCTGGCCGGGTGGACCCGGTTCCGGGCGCGGGCCACCACCGGGCAGGCCCAGGAGCAGGAGCAGGCGGACCTGCCGGGGGTCCTGGCCAGCGTCGTGATCCACGAGGGCCCACCGACAGGGCACTCCCACCGTCGGGTCGCGTTGATTCAGAACCACTCGATAAGGACCTGGGCGGTCACCGCCTCGATCGTCCATCCGGGGCTGGGCATGGCCGAGCTCGAGGATCGGCAGGTCTACGGGCAGGGCCTGGCAGAGCTGCTCGACGCGGCCGTGCGGGCCGAGCTGGTCTCCGAGGTCATCTTCATGGTCCGCACCGTTCCTGAGGACGGTGCCGAGCGGACCGACTGGGTGCGTCGCCACCGCACGGGCAACGCCCCAGCCCAGGTCACGGCGATCAACGACGACCTGCACGAGTCGCTGACCGCCGCGACGGTGCGTACCGAGCAGTACGTCACCGTCGTGGTGCCCGAGTCACGGCTGGGCAAGGTGGCCCGGGAGTACGGCGGGGGAGTCAACGGTCGCGCCAGGGCCCTGTACGGCGCGATCGCCGAGGTTGAGTCTCACCTGCGCGGCGGCCTGGGCGTCTCGACCGTGGAGTGGCTGACCAGCCCCCAGCTGGCTCATGCGTGCCGGACGGGGTTCGCCCCGGGGGACCGGGCGACCATCATCGACGCGCTGGCTGCCGGACAGACCGACGACGATGTGAACACCTGCGTGCCGTGGGAGCTGGCCGGCCCTTCCGGTGCTGACGCCGCCGTGCGGCACTACTCCCACGACGCCTGGAACTCGGTCTCCTCCACGATCAAGCTGCCGGTGAAGGGGGCTGCGATGGGGGCGCTGGCCCCGGTCCTGTCGGCGCACCAGGACGGGGAGCGGCGCAGTTTCATGGTCTGTTACCCCCTGGTGCCGCCGGGCCGGGCCGACCGGGCGTCGGCCAACAGCGAGTTCGGTGCCGACCTGGGGCAGTCGTTGCGGGTCGCGGCACGGATGAAGCGGCGCACCAAGAACATCGACGAGAGCGAGAAGGTGCGCCGCCTGGAGTCCAAGCTGGCCCGCGGCAACTCCCTGATCGTCCCCTACGCCGTCGCTACGGTCACGGTGCCTAAGACGGTCCGGGCGGCCGAGGCGGGCCGGCGCCTGGACTCGGCGATCCGGCGCGCCGGGTTCGCCCCGTTGCGCCTGGACCTGGCTCACGACGTGGCCTTCGCCGCCTCGGTGGTGCCGATGGGCATCAGCCTGACCCGGAAAGCGACCTGA
- a CDS encoding ATP-binding protein: MFRPTSPKGQRAKDRGWAPARAPVATWRMTSDQAPAFWPFIPAPALPPTGAQMGIDVASGAAFHCDPLGWVVRPDVPISNPNIMCFGKPGMGKSGTTKAFILRMMDFGYRALILGDTKDEYEGVCRFLGVEPIALGAGLAARVNPLALGPLGHGWEQLDAVEAQRRAQSVFSRWLTLIRALVGSAQIGEGLVPFGPTDETVVRTALADLVGYAAGATSLTETTLPGLWHALDNPAPELVAATRYETRRQFTDETRLLRDALGQLVNGALAGMFDAHTNFDIDWLAPIQSLSLSRLPQEAVGIALTCLGSWGAGQREVVSRADQRVVVRDEAWRQLRLGPEAVKAFDADMRLSRGFAGQGGDIQYAVAHKPSDLLSAGDEGSVAQMIARDMLHLADIKILHGQGPKVAKELDEILGLGPLAVHAITTWARQEPGRAVWQVGDRLYKVQTVLHPLEAALANTNTGIESTR, encoded by the coding sequence GTGTTCCGGCCCACCAGTCCCAAGGGGCAACGCGCCAAGGACCGGGGGTGGGCCCCGGCGCGGGCGCCGGTGGCGACCTGGCGGATGACCAGTGACCAGGCACCGGCGTTCTGGCCGTTCATCCCCGCCCCCGCATTGCCGCCGACCGGGGCGCAGATGGGCATCGACGTCGCCTCCGGGGCCGCGTTCCACTGCGACCCGCTCGGTTGGGTGGTCCGCCCCGACGTGCCGATTAGCAACCCCAACATCATGTGCTTTGGCAAACCGGGCATGGGTAAGTCCGGGACCACCAAGGCGTTCATCCTGCGGATGATGGACTTCGGGTACCGGGCCCTGATCCTGGGCGACACCAAGGACGAGTACGAGGGCGTATGCCGCTTCCTGGGGGTGGAGCCGATCGCCCTCGGCGCCGGCCTGGCGGCCCGGGTTAACCCCCTGGCTCTGGGGCCGCTGGGTCACGGATGGGAGCAGTTGGACGCCGTGGAGGCGCAACGTCGCGCCCAGTCCGTGTTCTCCCGGTGGCTGACCCTGATCCGGGCCTTGGTCGGCTCGGCGCAGATCGGAGAGGGCCTGGTCCCGTTCGGGCCCACTGATGAGACGGTGGTCCGCACCGCCTTAGCCGACCTGGTCGGCTACGCCGCTGGCGCCACATCTCTGACCGAGACGACGCTGCCCGGGTTGTGGCATGCCTTGGACAACCCCGCCCCCGAGCTGGTGGCGGCGACCCGGTACGAGACCCGCCGGCAGTTCACGGACGAGACCCGGCTGCTGCGCGATGCCCTGGGCCAGCTGGTCAACGGCGCCCTGGCCGGAATGTTCGACGCGCACACCAACTTCGACATCGACTGGCTCGCACCGATCCAGTCCCTGTCCCTGTCCCGGCTGCCCCAGGAAGCCGTGGGCATCGCCCTGACCTGCCTGGGCTCCTGGGGCGCCGGGCAGCGCGAAGTCGTCTCCCGGGCCGACCAGCGCGTGGTCGTCCGCGACGAGGCGTGGCGGCAGCTGCGGCTAGGCCCAGAAGCCGTCAAGGCCTTCGACGCCGACATGCGCCTGTCTCGCGGCTTCGCCGGCCAGGGCGGGGACATCCAGTACGCGGTCGCGCACAAACCCTCCGACCTGCTCTCCGCCGGTGACGAGGGCTCGGTGGCTCAGATGATCGCCCGGGACATGCTGCACCTGGCAGACATCAAGATCCTGCACGGCCAGGGCCCCAAGGTGGCTAAGGAGCTCGACGAGATCCTGGGCCTGGGCCCGTTGGCCGTGCATGCCATCACCACCTGGGCCCGGCAGGAACCGGGCCGTGCCGTGTGGCAGGTGGGGGACCGCCTCTACAAGGTGCAGACCGTCCTGCACCCCCTCGAGGCCGCACTGGCCAACACCAACACCGGTATCGAATCGACCCGGTGA